The Gracilimonas sp. genome contains a region encoding:
- a CDS encoding NAD(P)(+) transhydrogenase (Re/Si-specific) subunit beta, translating into MSQFLPEAILPFVPDAIQIIYLIATFFFIRGLKLLNSPATARKGNQLAALGMFIGIVVTLFDQQIISFEWIIAGILIGGLIGAVLAKKVAMTAMPELVAVFNGFGGGASALVAWGEFSRLVDPTTMSPDSLVTTGLGIFIGSLTFTGSFIAFGKLKGFISGNAITFPGLNVINIGSMIAVLGLIGFFTFDPTNQTIFWIILGLSLLIGVTSVIPIGGADMPVVISLLNSYSGLAASMAGFVIGNNLLIIAGALVGAAGLILTQIMCKAMNRSLANVIFGAFGGDSGGSDSGEDGDKTVRETSAEDLAIQVAYASKVVIAPGYGLAVAQAQHILKEVAMKLEARGVQVKYGIHPVAGRMPGHMNVLLAEADVPYDQLLDMDQINQEFKTTDVVLIIGANDVVNPVAKTEPGSPIYGMPILNVDEAKRTVIFKRSLSPGYAGIDNPLFYDEKNQMFFGDAKKSLQALNEALNDV; encoded by the coding sequence ATGAGTCAGTTTTTACCGGAAGCTATTCTGCCATTTGTACCTGACGCCATCCAAATCATTTACCTGATTGCCACCTTCTTTTTTATACGTGGGTTGAAGTTATTGAATTCCCCGGCTACTGCTCGAAAGGGTAATCAGTTGGCTGCCCTGGGAATGTTTATTGGAATTGTGGTTACGCTCTTTGACCAACAAATCATTTCTTTTGAGTGGATCATTGCCGGTATTTTGATTGGTGGTTTAATCGGAGCCGTACTTGCCAAAAAAGTAGCCATGACCGCCATGCCGGAACTGGTTGCCGTATTTAATGGATTTGGAGGCGGTGCCTCTGCTTTAGTTGCCTGGGGGGAATTTTCCCGGTTGGTGGATCCTACCACCATGTCGCCCGACAGTTTGGTTACCACCGGTTTGGGTATTTTTATCGGTTCCCTGACATTCACCGGAAGTTTTATTGCCTTTGGAAAGCTCAAGGGATTCATCTCCGGAAATGCCATCACTTTTCCAGGCCTGAATGTCATCAACATCGGTTCTATGATCGCCGTTTTGGGCCTGATCGGCTTCTTCACTTTTGATCCCACCAACCAAACTATTTTCTGGATTATACTTGGGCTTTCTCTGTTGATCGGGGTCACTTCCGTAATCCCTATTGGAGGAGCTGATATGCCGGTGGTTATTTCACTGCTTAATTCTTATTCCGGATTGGCGGCATCCATGGCCGGTTTTGTGATCGGCAACAATCTGCTCATTATTGCAGGTGCCTTGGTGGGTGCAGCCGGACTAATCCTTACTCAAATTATGTGTAAGGCTATGAACCGTTCGCTAGCCAACGTGATTTTTGGTGCTTTTGGCGGAGACTCCGGAGGTTCTGACAGTGGTGAAGACGGTGACAAAACAGTTCGGGAGACCTCTGCTGAAGACCTCGCTATTCAGGTAGCTTATGCCTCTAAAGTTGTGATCGCGCCGGGTTACGGATTGGCTGTAGCACAAGCTCAACATATTCTCAAAGAAGTTGCCATGAAACTCGAAGCACGTGGAGTGCAAGTTAAGTACGGTATTCACCCCGTAGCCGGACGCATGCCCGGTCACATGAACGTACTCCTAGCCGAAGCGGATGTTCCTTACGATCAACTCCTCGATATGGATCAAATCAACCAGGAATTCAAAACAACGGATGTGGTACTTATCATAGGAGCCAATGATGTGGTGAACCCGGTAGCTAAAACTGAGCCCGGAAGTCCCATTTACGGCATGCCGATTCTCAATGTGGATGAAGCTAAGCGCACAGTAATTTTCAAGCGAAGCCTGAGTCCAGGTTACGCAGGCATCGACAATCCACTGTTCTATGATGAAAAAAATCAGATGTTTTTCGGGGATGCCAAGAAGAGTCTGCAAGCACTCAACGAAGCCCTGAATGATGTTTAG
- a CDS encoding FKBP-type peptidyl-prolyl cis-trans isomerase, whose amino-acid sequence MDDGKSLSSIKNHPSIYISHFKKMRLYFKAILAILFLTIIVLSSGCRNNSDECNYDLNLAGVDATQLEEDITAIDAYLSENNIENVQEHSSGLRYVIKEQGSGKTPELCSQVSVNYQGKLMSDGTTFDQSQSPVTFPLRNLIYGWQIGIPLLQSGGSITLYIPSVYAYGSTGSGESIPPNANLIFEVELVHVQ is encoded by the coding sequence ATGGATGATGGGAAATCTCTATCATCCATCAAAAATCATCCATCCATCTACATCTCACATTTCAAAAAAATGCGTCTTTATTTCAAAGCTATTCTGGCCATACTTTTTCTTACCATCATTGTATTATCAAGTGGTTGTCGCAACAACTCTGATGAATGTAATTACGATTTGAATCTCGCGGGAGTAGATGCTACTCAACTTGAAGAAGACATAACTGCCATTGATGCCTATCTGTCTGAGAATAATATCGAGAATGTGCAGGAACACTCATCTGGTCTTCGATATGTAATAAAAGAACAGGGTTCCGGTAAAACACCTGAACTTTGCAGTCAGGTCAGCGTTAATTATCAGGGTAAATTGATGAGTGATGGCACCACATTTGATCAATCCCAAAGTCCGGTCACATTCCCATTGCGAAATCTTATCTATGGCTGGCAGATTGGAATTCCTTTGTTGCAGTCCGGCGGATCCATCACCCTGTACATTCCATCCGTTTATGCTTACGGGTCCACCGGTTCAGGGGAAAGCATTCCCCCAAATGCCAACCTGATATTTGAGGTCGAATTGGTCCACGTTCAGTAA
- the katG gene encoding catalase/peroxidase HPI: MADKNESSVNKAGTYKVNEESKCPFHNGSMRESAGGGTGNREWWPNQLNLDILRQHSEKSDPMGEDFDYAEEFSKLDLKAVKKDLEEVMTDSQEWWPADYGHYGPLMIRMAWHSAGTYRVVDGRGGGATGNQRFAPLNSWPDNVNLDKARLLLWPVKQKYGNKLSWGDLMILAGNVALESMGFETFGFGGGRVDVWEPEEDIYWGSEGEWLEDQRHTDDGTLEEPLGADHMGLIYVNPEGPNGEPDPKKAADFIRQTFARMAMNDEETVALIAGGHTFGKTHGAAPESHKGPEPEAAPIEQQGLGWKSSYGSGKGADTVSSGLEGAWTQTPTEWSNKFFENLFEYDWEVHKSPAGAWQWKPKDGAGEGTVPDAHDPDKKHAPFMLTTDLSLKEDPAYEKISRRFYENPDEFADAFARAWYKLTHRDMGPKSLLLGPEVPEEELLWQDPIPEVDHELINEKDIEALKGKILDSGLSVSELVSTAWASASTYRGSDKRGGANGARVRLAPQKDWEVNNPEQLAKVLDTLEEIQNEYSKTVSMADLIVLGGVAAIEKAAKDAGHDVTIPFTPGRADATQEQTDVESFAWLEPPADAFRNYYNPKHNTSQEEMLVDKAQLMTLTPPEMTVLLGGMRVLDTNYDGSKKGVFTEKPETLTNDFFKNLLDLNTTWQATNDDQNVFVGSDRKSGDVKWSGSRADLIFGSNSELRALAEVYGSENADEKFINDFVKAWTKVMNLDRFDLK; the protein is encoded by the coding sequence ATGGCTGATAAAAATGAAAGTTCTGTAAATAAGGCAGGGACTTATAAAGTAAACGAAGAAAGTAAATGTCCATTTCATAACGGTTCGATGAGAGAAAGTGCCGGGGGAGGCACCGGGAACCGTGAGTGGTGGCCCAACCAATTAAACCTGGATATTCTAAGGCAACACTCTGAGAAGTCTGACCCCATGGGTGAGGATTTTGATTATGCTGAGGAATTTTCAAAACTGGATCTGAAAGCGGTCAAAAAAGATCTGGAAGAAGTGATGACTGACTCCCAGGAATGGTGGCCGGCCGATTATGGACATTATGGTCCCCTCATGATCCGTATGGCCTGGCATAGTGCCGGTACTTACCGCGTAGTTGATGGTCGCGGCGGCGGAGCAACAGGAAATCAACGTTTTGCCCCGCTAAACAGCTGGCCGGACAACGTGAATTTGGATAAGGCACGACTTCTGCTTTGGCCCGTTAAACAAAAATATGGAAACAAGCTTTCCTGGGGAGATTTGATGATCCTGGCCGGGAATGTTGCTCTTGAATCCATGGGTTTTGAAACTTTTGGTTTCGGCGGTGGACGTGTTGATGTTTGGGAACCGGAAGAGGATATCTACTGGGGTTCTGAAGGTGAGTGGCTTGAAGACCAACGCCATACTGACGACGGGACGCTCGAGGAACCGCTTGGTGCCGACCACATGGGTCTAATTTACGTGAATCCTGAAGGGCCAAACGGAGAACCGGATCCTAAAAAAGCAGCCGACTTCATTCGACAAACATTCGCACGAATGGCCATGAATGACGAAGAAACCGTCGCGCTGATTGCCGGCGGACACACATTCGGCAAAACCCACGGTGCTGCCCCGGAATCTCACAAAGGACCGGAACCTGAAGCAGCCCCCATTGAACAACAAGGGCTTGGCTGGAAGAGCAGCTACGGTTCCGGGAAAGGAGCCGATACCGTGAGCAGCGGACTGGAAGGAGCCTGGACGCAAACTCCTACCGAATGGAGTAACAAGTTTTTTGAAAACCTTTTCGAATATGACTGGGAAGTCCATAAGAGTCCTGCGGGCGCATGGCAATGGAAACCCAAAGACGGAGCCGGCGAAGGTACTGTACCTGATGCCCATGATCCGGACAAAAAACATGCACCGTTTATGCTGACCACTGATCTTTCCCTAAAAGAAGATCCGGCTTACGAGAAAATTTCCCGCCGTTTTTATGAAAACCCGGATGAATTTGCCGATGCTTTTGCCCGTGCCTGGTACAAACTGACGCACCGGGATATGGGACCGAAATCACTCCTTCTGGGACCTGAAGTTCCCGAGGAAGAACTGCTTTGGCAAGACCCGATCCCTGAAGTGGATCATGAACTGATCAATGAAAAAGATATCGAAGCACTCAAAGGCAAGATCCTCGATTCAGGACTTTCTGTTTCTGAACTGGTTTCTACCGCCTGGGCTTCTGCCTCCACCTATCGCGGTTCTGATAAGCGCGGCGGTGCCAACGGTGCCCGAGTCCGACTGGCTCCTCAGAAAGACTGGGAAGTGAATAATCCCGAGCAACTTGCTAAGGTATTGGACACGCTGGAAGAAATTCAGAATGAGTACAGCAAAACAGTCTCCATGGCCGACCTGATCGTTCTTGGCGGTGTTGCTGCTATTGAAAAAGCGGCCAAAGATGCCGGTCATGATGTGACCATACCATTTACACCGGGACGTGCGGATGCCACCCAAGAGCAAACCGATGTAGAATCTTTTGCATGGCTCGAACCCCCGGCAGATGCTTTCCGCAACTATTACAATCCAAAGCACAACACTTCGCAGGAAGAGATGCTGGTGGACAAAGCGCAGCTTATGACGCTTACTCCTCCTGAAATGACGGTTCTTCTGGGCGGGATGCGCGTACTGGATACCAACTATGACGGTTCTAAAAAAGGCGTATTTACCGAAAAGCCCGAAACACTGACTAACGATTTCTTCAAAAACCTGCTGGACCTGAATACTACCTGGCAGGCCACAAATGATGATCAAAACGTTTTTGTTGGAAGTGATCGAAAGTCCGGTGACGTGAAGTGGAGCGGCTCCCGCGCCGACCTGATATTTGGTTCAAACTCCGAACTCCGCGCCCTTGCCGAAGTGTACGGAAGCGAAAATGCTGATGAGAAGTTCATTAACGACTTCGTCAAAGCCTGGACCAAAGTGATGAACCTGGATCGTTTTGATTTGAAGTAA